The following proteins are encoded in a genomic region of Methylobacterium tardum:
- a CDS encoding Mu transposase domain-containing protein, which produces MPAAVSSTCLVRFDNNRYSVTASALGRPVEVRAYAERVEIRQDGRIVGEHARGFGRNQTVFDPWHYVPVLARKPGALRNGAPFKDWVLPAALDRIRRKLAGSADGDRQMVEILTAVLRDGLSAVEAACAEALREGVHSADVVLNILARQREPTAPVTILTPESLRLRHEPVADCARYDSLRRAP; this is translated from the coding sequence GTGCCAGCGGCCGTGTCCTCGACCTGCTTGGTTCGCTTCGACAACAACCGGTACTCGGTCACAGCCTCTGCCCTCGGGCGGCCGGTCGAGGTGCGCGCCTATGCTGAGCGCGTGGAGATCCGTCAGGACGGGCGCATCGTCGGCGAGCATGCCCGCGGCTTCGGTCGCAACCAGACGGTGTTCGATCCCTGGCACTACGTCCCCGTGCTCGCCCGCAAGCCCGGTGCGCTCAGGAACGGCGCGCCATTCAAGGACTGGGTTCTGCCTGCCGCCCTCGACCGGATCCGACGCAAGCTCGCCGGCTCTGCCGATGGCGACCGGCAGATGGTCGAGATCCTCACTGCCGTGCTGCGCGACGGGCTGAGCGCGGTCGAGGCCGCCTGCGCCGAGGCGCTACGTGAGGGCGTGCACTCGGCCGACGTCGTGCTCAACATCCTCGCCCGTCAGCGCGAGCCCACTGCACCCGTCACCATCCTGACGCCCGAGAGCCTGCGGCTGCGCCATGAGCCGGTCGCCGATTGTGCCCGCTACGACAGCCTGAGGAGAGCCCCATGA